In the Ciconia boyciana chromosome 23, ASM3463844v1, whole genome shotgun sequence genome, one interval contains:
- the PTPN7 gene encoding tyrosine-protein phosphatase non-receptor type 7: protein MVQACLVCSRVHNGSLTTQAARADMDKTDKPSPSAKKHVRLQERRGSNVSLMLDMSSLGSVEPIQPVCTPRDITLKFLRTSSHVLRREELQQRAQSLTQLQEEFSKIPPNFVSPEELEISGRASKDRYKTILPNPESRVCLRRAGNQEEGSYINANYITGYAGRPREYIATQGPMLNTVTDFWEMVWQEEAPLIVMITKLQERKEKCVHYWPEKEGTYGPFTIRVQGVSECVEYVVRDLSIQLEGECRQVKHILFPSWPDQQTPESAKPLLHLVSKVEESLQAPASPGPIIVHCSAGIGRTGCFIATRIGCQQLKDKGEVDILGIVCRLRIDRGGMIQTSEQYQFLHHTLALYASQLPEAGGH from the exons ATGGTACAAGCCTGCTTGGTGTGCTCCAGAGTTCATAACGGCAGCCTGACAACCCAGGCAGCCAGGGCAGACATGGACAAGACGGACAAGCCCAGTCCCTCTGCCAAGAAGCACGTTCGTCTTCAGGAGAG GAGGGGCTCCAACGTGTCGTTGATGTTGGACATGAGCTCGCTGGGGAGCGTGGAGCCCATCCAGCCTGTCTGCACACCGCGGGACATCACGCTGAAGTTCCTGAGGACATCCAGCCACGTGCTGAGGAGAGAGGAGCTCCAGCAACGTGCCCAGAGCCTGACACAGCTCCAGGAGGAGTTTTCG aaaATCCCACCCAACTTTGTCAGTCCGGAGGAGCTGGAGATCTCTGGACGTGCCTCCAAGGACAGATACAAAACCATCCTCCCCA ATCCTGAGAGCCGGGTCTGTCTCAGGAGGGCAGGGAaccaggaggaaggcagctaCATAAATGCCAACTACATCACG GGCTacgcggggcggccccgggagTACATTGCCACCCAGGGACCCATGCTGAACACTGTGACCGACTTCTGGGAGATGGTGTGGCAGGAGGAGGCGCCCCTCATCGTCATGATAACCAAGCTCCAGGAGCGCAAAGAG aaatgtgtcCACTACTGGCCGGAGAAGGAGGGCACCTATGGCCCCTTCACCATCCGCGTGCAGGGGGTGAGCGAGTGCGTGGAGTACGTGGTCCGGGATCTCTCCATCCAG CTTGAAGGTGAATGCCGCCAGGTCAAACAcatcctcttcccttcctggCCGGACCAGCAGACACCCGAGTCAGCCAAGCCCCTGCTGCACTTGGTGTCCAAGGTGGAGGAGAGTCTTCAGGCTCCAGCCAGCCCAGGGCCCATCATTGTGCACTGCAG TGCAGGCATCGGCCGGACGGGCTGCTTTATTGCTACCAGGATCGGGTGCCAGCAGCTGAAGGACAAGGGGGAGGTGGATATCCTGGGAATCGTGTGCCGTCTCCGCATAGACAG AGGCGGGATGATCCAGACGAGCGAGCAGTACCAGTTCCTCCATCACACACTAGCTCTCTATGCTTCCCAGCTGCCGGAGGCAGGAGGCCACTAG